The Impatiens glandulifera chromosome 3, dImpGla2.1, whole genome shotgun sequence genome contains a region encoding:
- the LOC124931539 gene encoding histone-lysine N-methyltransferase ASHH2-like isoform X1: MITEIAPFVQSFTYMDSNSIFEELAVSLQSCEPFSVAGIDCTIEPDFEDTGFVASLESINIVEHSVLRGDEEKDNTPEIPCSDPRKNVGMSKVNENARLNDKAMRRESKAIKKEPFFNSIFLNVARRRRTYICKPERSSNWGSLDITQLFVDPVDVHESKHTKTQIGKHVAGSRNKKKEGKSSKRSEQYNSASTGPIRLKVRLGNEPDRNFLVQNVEDNVKINRPISKMHVMVPSDLHLPELVGKDGKRDVMLLQADNCNTDDRFPSPEIINNVILFENQHQKRENGQADICGNHDVGFESTDSNVPKELLVYAKGRKNSKSSKSRIVGENLQEVTNSLDKQKGKAFRPKGNNGKPVNKKKPKEEGGHSQDVCKIENDQETVDVEGNKSDNLPQVKSRIGNSMEVESKSNMTLQCPSPRIAWVCCDDCLKWRRIESTLADSIEETDCRWTCKESMDKDYADCSVPQEMSNDEINEELEISDVSCGEDPSNGYYSKKSEHKLYTAPQQTAWALIKSNMFLHRTRKSQTIDEIMVCHCKPSRDGKRGCGDGCLNRMLNIECVQGTCPCEELCSNQLFQKRNYAKLNWFRCGKKGYGLQVVEDIREGQFLIEYVGEVLDMHAHEARQREYAANGHKHFYFMTLNGSEVIDACAKGNLGRFINHSCEPNCRTEKWMVNGEVCIGLFAVRDINKGEEVTFDYNYVRVFGAAAKKCVCGSSLCRGYIGGDRSNDELIVQDDSDEEYPEPLMVYKEDDIDDDLRNLLSINYSFDDVETHAINIKPEVDSVRPNNLLEEIVISGPRNLKTLSEDKDESLEVVGKAHTSNTSVQLSSENSVEKFSESAELSELLPQIDKSQTITKNTQQDLSGQRLSNHPVHIQNSDTSSLTVKGESFSEARDIVKKCKADVALNLQAKTKTSRPCSAVKKEKVKASRNLDKPHMVDNKSHVPPFKTNKMMTNSSNSRFEAVEEKLNELLDSEGGISKRNDSTKGYLKLLLLTAASGYCGSGEATIQSNRDLSMILDALLKTKSRMVLVDIINKNGLQMLHNIMKKYRREFNKTPILRKLLKVLEYLAIREILGLEQINGGPPCPGVESFRVSMLSLTEHADKQVHQIARNFRDKWIQKSIRKISSMNNHHRGSNNCNKYLRRSGWDVRTPPEVPPDNNNKKKVPTVPSSSSTVGVSCSSSTCPPPSGTTRIRKRKSRWDERGDIEDPSPQTPQNPSAAVNMDLDTLHPGFSSPFVRAYPKGKFNSRIPVSYGIPLPIVQQFGYHQTQTERPSSWIIAPGIPFHSFPPLPPLCPSNMRDHHPLCTISQPHQQPPIALKTQGNS; this comes from the exons ATGATTACTGAGATTGCTCCCTTTGTTCAGTCGTTCACATATATGGATTCAAATAGTATTTTTGAGGAGTTAGCAGTTTCTTTGCAATCATGCGAACCATTTAGCGTAGCTGGGATTGACTGCACAATTGAACCTGATTTTGAGGACACTGGTTTTGTTGCTTCCTTGGAATCTATCAATATTGTTGAGCATTCCGTATTGAGAGGTGATGAAGAAAAAGACAATACTCCAGAAATCCCATGTTCAGATCCTAGAAAGAATGTTGGAATGAGTAAAGTAAACGAGAATGCACGACTGAATGATAAAGCAATGAGACGAGAGAGCAAAGCCATAAAGAAGGAGccattttttaattcaatttttctgAATGTTGCCAGAAGGAGGAGAACCTATATATGCAAACCAGAACGTTCTTCTAATTGGGGGTCATTAGACATTACACAACTCTTTGTTGATCCTGTTGATGTACATGAAAGTAAGCATACTAAAACTCAAATAGGGAAACATGTTGCAGGCAGCAGAAACAAGAAAAAAGAAGGTAAAAGTTCAAAAAGATCAGAACAATATAACAGTGCGTCTACTGGCCCTATTCGCCTTAAGGTTAGATTAGGTAATGAGCCAGACAGAAATTTCCTAGTTCAAAATGTAGAggataatgttaaaataaatcgtCCCATTTCGAAAATGCATGTTATGGTCCCTTCAGATCTGCATCTGCCAGAATTGGTTGGTAAAGATGGAAAGAGAGACGTTATGCTTCTTCAGGCAGATAATTGCAATACAGATGATAGGTTTCCTAGCCCAGAAATCATAaacaatgttattttatttgagaatCAACACCAGAAGAGGGAGAATGGACAGGCTGATATATGTGGTAATCATGATGTGGGGTTTGAATCAACTGATTCAAATGTCCCCAAAGAATTACTTGTATATGCTAAGGGGCGTAAGAACTCCAAAAGTTCAAAATCTAGAATAGTTGGTGAAAACTTGCAGGAGGTTACTAATTCTTTGGATAAACAAAAAGGCAAAGCTTTTAGACCGAAAGGTAACAATGGAAAACCAGTTAATAAGAAGAAACCGAAAGAGGAAGGCGGTCATAGTCAAGATGTTTGCAAAATTGAAAATGATCAAGAAACAG TTGACGTTGAAGGGAACAAGTCAGATAATCTTCCACAAGTCAAAAGCAGAATTGGGAATTCAATGGAGGTTGAGAGCAAATCAAACATGACTTTGCAGTGTCCATCCCCCAGGATTGCTTGGGTGTGTTGTGATGATTGCTTAAAATGGAGGCGTATAGAATCTACTCTTGCAGACTCCATTGAAGAAACAGACTGCAGATG GACTTGCAAGGAGAGTATGGACAAAGACTATGCCGACTGCTCAGTACCCCAAGAGATGTCAAATGATGAAATTAACGAGGAGTTGGAAATATCAGATGTGTCTTGTGGGGAAGATCCTTCTAATGGTTATTATTCCAAGAAATCTGAACATAAACTATATACAG CTCCTCAACAAACAGCTTGGGCGCTtatcaaatcaaatatgtttctGCATCGCACCCGCAAATCTCAAACAATTGATGAG ATAATGGTTTGCCACTGTAAACCATCTCGTGATGGAAAAAGGGGTTGTGGTGATGGCTGCTTGAATCGAATGCTTAACATTGAATGTGTACAAGGGACTTGCCCTTGTGAGGAGCTTTGTTCGAATCAGCTG tTCCAGAAACGGAATTATGCCAAATTAAATTGGTTTCGTTGTGGGAAGAAAGGCTATGGGCTCCAGGTGGTTGAGGACATTCGTGAAGGACAATTTCTTATTGAATATGTTGGGGAG GTGCTTGATATGCATGCTCATGAAGCACGGCAAAGAGAATATGCTGCCAACGGACATAAACACTTTTACTTCATGACCTTGAATGGCAGTGAG GTTATAGATGCATGTGCTAAAGGGAATTTGGGCCGTTTCATAAACCATAGCTGTGAGCCAAATTGCCGAACCGAAAAG TGGATGGTGAATGGAGAAGTTTGTATTGGACTTTTTGCTGTTCGTGATATTAACAAG GGTGAAGAGGTCacatttgattataattatgtCAGAGTATTTGGTGCTGCTGCAAAAAAATGTGTGTGTGGGTCATCTCTGTGTCGAGGATATATAGGTGGTGATCGATCAAATGACGAATTGATTGTTCAAGATGATTCAGATGAGGAATATCCTGAACCCCTAATGGTGTATAAAGAAGATGATATTGATGATGATTTGAGAAATTTACTATCTATAAACTATTCCTTTGATGATGTTGAAACTCATGCTATAAACATCAAACCAGAAGTGGATTCTGTCAGGCCCAACAATCTTCTTGAAGAGATAGTAATCTCAGGACCAAGAAATCTGAAGACATTGTCGGAAGACAAGGATGAATCTTTGGAGGTTGTAGGAAAAGCACATACTTCAAATACATCTGTACAGTTATCATCTGAGAATTCAGTGGAGAAATTCTCAGAGTCTGCTGAATTGTCTGAACTTTTGCCTCAGATAGACAAATCTCAAACTATCACAAAAAATACTCAGCAAGATTTATCAGGACAAAGATTGAGCAATCATCCTGTCCATATCCAAAATTCAGACACTTCTTCATTGACTGTTAAAGGTGAATCATTTTCTGAAGCAAGGGATATTGTGAAGAAATGCAAAGCTGATGTAGCTTTGAATTTGCAAGCCAAAACAAAAACTTCACGTCCATGTTCTGCTGTCAAGAAGGAGAAGGTTAAGGCTAGCAGGAATCTTGACAAACCCCATATGGTGGACAACAAGTCTCATGTTCCACcatttaaaacaaacaaaatgatGACAAATTCTTCAAATAGCCGATTTGAAGCGG TTGAGGAGAAACTCAATGAGTTGCTGGACTCAGAAGGGGGAATAAGCAAAAGAAAT GATTCCACCAAGGGCTACTTGAAGCTTCTTCTGTTGACTGCTGCTTCTGGTTATTGTGGCAGTGGTGAAGCCACCATTCAGAG caATCGAGACCTGTCCATGATACTTGATGCCCTGCTGAAAACAAAGTCGCGAATGGTTTTggttgatattattaataagaatG GTCTGCAGATGCTTCACAACATAATGAAAAAGTACAGAAGGGAATTCAACAAGACACCAATTCTCCGGAAGCTTCTAAAG GTTTTGGAATATCTTGCCATAAGGGAGATACTTGGTTTGGAACAAATTAATGGAGGTCCACCTTGTCCTGGAGTAGAGAG CTTTAGGGTGTCAATGTTGTCATTGACAGAGCATGCTGACAAGCAG GTCCATCAGATTGCACGAAACTTTCGAGATAAGTGGATCCAGAAGTCTATCAGGAAAATCAGTTCCATGAACAACCATCATCGGGGTAGCAACAACTGCAACAAATATCTGCGTAGGTCTGGATGGGACGTGAGAACTCCTCCTGAAGTGCCACCAGATAATAATAACAAGAAGAAGGTCCCCACAgtaccttcttcttcttctacagTTGGTGTATCTTGTAGCAGTAGCACTTGTCCTCCTCCAAGTGGGACCACAAGAATTCGCAAGCGTAAAAGTCGATGGGACGAGCGAGGTGATATTGAAGATCCTTCTCCTCAAACTCCACAAAATCCATCTGCCGCAGTCAATATGGATCTTGATACTCTTCATCCCGGCTTCTCTTCTCCTTTTGTCAGGGCATACCCGAAAGGAAAATTCAATTCTCGTATTCCTGTCTCTTATGGGATTCCTTTACCCATTGTACAACAGTTTGGCTACCATCAAACCCAAACTGAAAGACCCAGTAGTTGGATTATTGCTCCGGGCATTCCTTTCCATTCTTTCCCACCTTTACCGCCCCTTTGTCCATCGAACATGAGAGATCATCATCCTCTCTGCACAATTTCTCAGCCTCATCAACAACCTCCAATAGCATTAAAAACTCAGGGGAACTCTTAA
- the LOC124931540 gene encoding glutaredoxin-C3-like, with translation MEANFNLVRVDLIVILLCLIMSSFVQRSVASESTSDFIQNAIYSNKIVIFSKTYCPYSLKAKNVFSRLQEKTFVVELDLRDDGYEIQSLLMEMVGRRTVPQVFVNGKHIGGSADLNVAVENRELQNLLD, from the exons ATGGAGGCGAACTTTAACCTAGTGAGGGTCGATCTCATCGTCATTCTTCTTTGCTTGATTATGAGCTCTTTTGTTCAACGTTCAGTGGCTTCAGAGTCGACTTCTGATTTTATTCAGAATGCCATCTATTCGAATAAGATCGTGATTTTCTCAAAAACTTATTGCCC ATATTCACTCAAGGCAAAGAATGTATTCAGTAGGTTGCAAGAGAAAACATTTGTAGTGGAACTTGATCTTCGAG ATGATGGATACGAAATTCAAAGCCTTCTTATGGAAATGGTTGGCCGACGAACTGTTCCTCAGGTCTTTGTGAATGGGAAGCATATTGGTGGATCAGCTG ATCTGAATGTTGCCGTTGAAAATCGTGAACTACAAAACCTTCTGGATTAA
- the LOC124931539 gene encoding histone-lysine N-methyltransferase ASHH2-like isoform X2: MITEIAPFVQSFTYMDSNSIFEELAVSLQSCEPFSVAGIDCTIEPDFEDTGFVASLESINIVEHSVLRGDEEKDNTPEIPCSDPRKNVGMSKVNENARLNDKAMRRESKAIKKEPFFNSIFLNVARRRRTYICKPERSSNWGSLDITQLFVDPVDVHESKHTKTQIGKHVAGSRNKKKEGKSSKRSEQYNSASTGPIRLKVRLGNEPDRNFLVQNVEDNVKINRPISKMHVMVPSDLHLPELVGKDGKRDVMLLQADNCNTDDRFPSPEIINNVILFENQHQKRENGQADICGNHDVGFESTDSNVPKELLVYAKGRKNSKSSKSRIVGENLQEVTNSLDKQKGKAFRPKGNNGKPVNKKKPKEEGGHSQDVCKIENDQETGNKSDNLPQVKSRIGNSMEVESKSNMTLQCPSPRIAWVCCDDCLKWRRIESTLADSIEETDCRWTCKESMDKDYADCSVPQEMSNDEINEELEISDVSCGEDPSNGYYSKKSEHKLYTAPQQTAWALIKSNMFLHRTRKSQTIDEIMVCHCKPSRDGKRGCGDGCLNRMLNIECVQGTCPCEELCSNQLFQKRNYAKLNWFRCGKKGYGLQVVEDIREGQFLIEYVGEVLDMHAHEARQREYAANGHKHFYFMTLNGSEVIDACAKGNLGRFINHSCEPNCRTEKWMVNGEVCIGLFAVRDINKGEEVTFDYNYVRVFGAAAKKCVCGSSLCRGYIGGDRSNDELIVQDDSDEEYPEPLMVYKEDDIDDDLRNLLSINYSFDDVETHAINIKPEVDSVRPNNLLEEIVISGPRNLKTLSEDKDESLEVVGKAHTSNTSVQLSSENSVEKFSESAELSELLPQIDKSQTITKNTQQDLSGQRLSNHPVHIQNSDTSSLTVKGESFSEARDIVKKCKADVALNLQAKTKTSRPCSAVKKEKVKASRNLDKPHMVDNKSHVPPFKTNKMMTNSSNSRFEAVEEKLNELLDSEGGISKRNDSTKGYLKLLLLTAASGYCGSGEATIQSNRDLSMILDALLKTKSRMVLVDIINKNGLQMLHNIMKKYRREFNKTPILRKLLKVLEYLAIREILGLEQINGGPPCPGVESFRVSMLSLTEHADKQVHQIARNFRDKWIQKSIRKISSMNNHHRGSNNCNKYLRRSGWDVRTPPEVPPDNNNKKKVPTVPSSSSTVGVSCSSSTCPPPSGTTRIRKRKSRWDERGDIEDPSPQTPQNPSAAVNMDLDTLHPGFSSPFVRAYPKGKFNSRIPVSYGIPLPIVQQFGYHQTQTERPSSWIIAPGIPFHSFPPLPPLCPSNMRDHHPLCTISQPHQQPPIALKTQGNS; encoded by the exons ATGATTACTGAGATTGCTCCCTTTGTTCAGTCGTTCACATATATGGATTCAAATAGTATTTTTGAGGAGTTAGCAGTTTCTTTGCAATCATGCGAACCATTTAGCGTAGCTGGGATTGACTGCACAATTGAACCTGATTTTGAGGACACTGGTTTTGTTGCTTCCTTGGAATCTATCAATATTGTTGAGCATTCCGTATTGAGAGGTGATGAAGAAAAAGACAATACTCCAGAAATCCCATGTTCAGATCCTAGAAAGAATGTTGGAATGAGTAAAGTAAACGAGAATGCACGACTGAATGATAAAGCAATGAGACGAGAGAGCAAAGCCATAAAGAAGGAGccattttttaattcaatttttctgAATGTTGCCAGAAGGAGGAGAACCTATATATGCAAACCAGAACGTTCTTCTAATTGGGGGTCATTAGACATTACACAACTCTTTGTTGATCCTGTTGATGTACATGAAAGTAAGCATACTAAAACTCAAATAGGGAAACATGTTGCAGGCAGCAGAAACAAGAAAAAAGAAGGTAAAAGTTCAAAAAGATCAGAACAATATAACAGTGCGTCTACTGGCCCTATTCGCCTTAAGGTTAGATTAGGTAATGAGCCAGACAGAAATTTCCTAGTTCAAAATGTAGAggataatgttaaaataaatcgtCCCATTTCGAAAATGCATGTTATGGTCCCTTCAGATCTGCATCTGCCAGAATTGGTTGGTAAAGATGGAAAGAGAGACGTTATGCTTCTTCAGGCAGATAATTGCAATACAGATGATAGGTTTCCTAGCCCAGAAATCATAaacaatgttattttatttgagaatCAACACCAGAAGAGGGAGAATGGACAGGCTGATATATGTGGTAATCATGATGTGGGGTTTGAATCAACTGATTCAAATGTCCCCAAAGAATTACTTGTATATGCTAAGGGGCGTAAGAACTCCAAAAGTTCAAAATCTAGAATAGTTGGTGAAAACTTGCAGGAGGTTACTAATTCTTTGGATAAACAAAAAGGCAAAGCTTTTAGACCGAAAGGTAACAATGGAAAACCAGTTAATAAGAAGAAACCGAAAGAGGAAGGCGGTCATAGTCAAGATGTTTGCAAAATTGAAAATGATCAAGAAACAG GGAACAAGTCAGATAATCTTCCACAAGTCAAAAGCAGAATTGGGAATTCAATGGAGGTTGAGAGCAAATCAAACATGACTTTGCAGTGTCCATCCCCCAGGATTGCTTGGGTGTGTTGTGATGATTGCTTAAAATGGAGGCGTATAGAATCTACTCTTGCAGACTCCATTGAAGAAACAGACTGCAGATG GACTTGCAAGGAGAGTATGGACAAAGACTATGCCGACTGCTCAGTACCCCAAGAGATGTCAAATGATGAAATTAACGAGGAGTTGGAAATATCAGATGTGTCTTGTGGGGAAGATCCTTCTAATGGTTATTATTCCAAGAAATCTGAACATAAACTATATACAG CTCCTCAACAAACAGCTTGGGCGCTtatcaaatcaaatatgtttctGCATCGCACCCGCAAATCTCAAACAATTGATGAG ATAATGGTTTGCCACTGTAAACCATCTCGTGATGGAAAAAGGGGTTGTGGTGATGGCTGCTTGAATCGAATGCTTAACATTGAATGTGTACAAGGGACTTGCCCTTGTGAGGAGCTTTGTTCGAATCAGCTG tTCCAGAAACGGAATTATGCCAAATTAAATTGGTTTCGTTGTGGGAAGAAAGGCTATGGGCTCCAGGTGGTTGAGGACATTCGTGAAGGACAATTTCTTATTGAATATGTTGGGGAG GTGCTTGATATGCATGCTCATGAAGCACGGCAAAGAGAATATGCTGCCAACGGACATAAACACTTTTACTTCATGACCTTGAATGGCAGTGAG GTTATAGATGCATGTGCTAAAGGGAATTTGGGCCGTTTCATAAACCATAGCTGTGAGCCAAATTGCCGAACCGAAAAG TGGATGGTGAATGGAGAAGTTTGTATTGGACTTTTTGCTGTTCGTGATATTAACAAG GGTGAAGAGGTCacatttgattataattatgtCAGAGTATTTGGTGCTGCTGCAAAAAAATGTGTGTGTGGGTCATCTCTGTGTCGAGGATATATAGGTGGTGATCGATCAAATGACGAATTGATTGTTCAAGATGATTCAGATGAGGAATATCCTGAACCCCTAATGGTGTATAAAGAAGATGATATTGATGATGATTTGAGAAATTTACTATCTATAAACTATTCCTTTGATGATGTTGAAACTCATGCTATAAACATCAAACCAGAAGTGGATTCTGTCAGGCCCAACAATCTTCTTGAAGAGATAGTAATCTCAGGACCAAGAAATCTGAAGACATTGTCGGAAGACAAGGATGAATCTTTGGAGGTTGTAGGAAAAGCACATACTTCAAATACATCTGTACAGTTATCATCTGAGAATTCAGTGGAGAAATTCTCAGAGTCTGCTGAATTGTCTGAACTTTTGCCTCAGATAGACAAATCTCAAACTATCACAAAAAATACTCAGCAAGATTTATCAGGACAAAGATTGAGCAATCATCCTGTCCATATCCAAAATTCAGACACTTCTTCATTGACTGTTAAAGGTGAATCATTTTCTGAAGCAAGGGATATTGTGAAGAAATGCAAAGCTGATGTAGCTTTGAATTTGCAAGCCAAAACAAAAACTTCACGTCCATGTTCTGCTGTCAAGAAGGAGAAGGTTAAGGCTAGCAGGAATCTTGACAAACCCCATATGGTGGACAACAAGTCTCATGTTCCACcatttaaaacaaacaaaatgatGACAAATTCTTCAAATAGCCGATTTGAAGCGG TTGAGGAGAAACTCAATGAGTTGCTGGACTCAGAAGGGGGAATAAGCAAAAGAAAT GATTCCACCAAGGGCTACTTGAAGCTTCTTCTGTTGACTGCTGCTTCTGGTTATTGTGGCAGTGGTGAAGCCACCATTCAGAG caATCGAGACCTGTCCATGATACTTGATGCCCTGCTGAAAACAAAGTCGCGAATGGTTTTggttgatattattaataagaatG GTCTGCAGATGCTTCACAACATAATGAAAAAGTACAGAAGGGAATTCAACAAGACACCAATTCTCCGGAAGCTTCTAAAG GTTTTGGAATATCTTGCCATAAGGGAGATACTTGGTTTGGAACAAATTAATGGAGGTCCACCTTGTCCTGGAGTAGAGAG CTTTAGGGTGTCAATGTTGTCATTGACAGAGCATGCTGACAAGCAG GTCCATCAGATTGCACGAAACTTTCGAGATAAGTGGATCCAGAAGTCTATCAGGAAAATCAGTTCCATGAACAACCATCATCGGGGTAGCAACAACTGCAACAAATATCTGCGTAGGTCTGGATGGGACGTGAGAACTCCTCCTGAAGTGCCACCAGATAATAATAACAAGAAGAAGGTCCCCACAgtaccttcttcttcttctacagTTGGTGTATCTTGTAGCAGTAGCACTTGTCCTCCTCCAAGTGGGACCACAAGAATTCGCAAGCGTAAAAGTCGATGGGACGAGCGAGGTGATATTGAAGATCCTTCTCCTCAAACTCCACAAAATCCATCTGCCGCAGTCAATATGGATCTTGATACTCTTCATCCCGGCTTCTCTTCTCCTTTTGTCAGGGCATACCCGAAAGGAAAATTCAATTCTCGTATTCCTGTCTCTTATGGGATTCCTTTACCCATTGTACAACAGTTTGGCTACCATCAAACCCAAACTGAAAGACCCAGTAGTTGGATTATTGCTCCGGGCATTCCTTTCCATTCTTTCCCACCTTTACCGCCCCTTTGTCCATCGAACATGAGAGATCATCATCCTCTCTGCACAATTTCTCAGCCTCATCAACAACCTCCAATAGCATTAAAAACTCAGGGGAACTCTTAA